The DNA segment CAAGACGTGGCCATAGACGCCTACCGTATTGAAATCGCCGAACAACGTTTGCAAGCCGCGCTGGCTGCCACCTATATATTTGGCTACCGGCTGGCGTTATTGGTAGCCGGCGCCGGTGCTTTGTATCTGGCGGAATTCTGGTCCTGGCAGGTGTCTTACGAGGTGATGGCGGCACTGGTGGGCGTGGGTATGGCGACGGTTCTGATCGTGCGTGAGCCGAGCGTCAATCACTTTAAAGCCGCGCAGGATATTGCCGAAAAAATGCAGCTGCAGGCCGCACATCATTCCCATCTTTCGCCACGCCTGGCCCGGTTCGCAAGCTGGTTTTACGTGGCGATTGCCGGGCCGTTTGTGGATTTTTTCCAACGTTATCGCGAACTGGCGGTGTCCATACTTCTGCTGGTGGCGGTATACCGCATTTCCGACATCGCCATGGGCGTGATGGCCAATCCGTTTTATTTGACCTTTATGGGCTTTAGCAAAACCGAGGTCGCCGACGTTACAAAGATCTTTGGGTTTTTCATGACCATAGGCGGTTCGCTGCTGGGTGGCCTGCTGGTAATACGTTACGGCGTGCGGCGTATATTGCTACTGGGCGCGGTTATGACGGCGCTGACCAACCTGCTGTTTGTGGTTCTGGCACAATATCCACCGAATCTTGCAACGCTTGCTGTTGTGGTCAGCGCCGATAACTTAAGCGGCGGCATCGCCAACGTGGCGCTGATCGCCTGGTTGTCCAGCATGACCAGCGCTTCCTTCACGGCGACCCAGTATGCACTCTTCAGTTCGCTGATGACCTTGCCGGGCAAATTCTTGGGTGGCTTCTCCGGCATGGTGGTGGCCAGCTACGGCTACGCGGAGTTTTTTCTGGTGGCAGGGCTGTTAGGCGTACCGGCCATTGTGCTGACCATCATAATGATGCGCCACGGCGAACGCCTGGATGCGCTGGCGCCAGACAACTCGGGCCGCGAGGATGCGCCTGCGAGCGAGACGGCAAGGGAGTAGGGCTATGAAAGATAGTTCTGTGGAAAGTAAAACAATAAAGCCTGACGGCGTTGTAGAGCCCAACAAGGATCAAAAAATCTGGTTGGTGGTGCTGGCAATACCGCGAGGCAAGGTGGCAAGTTACGGCCAGGTTGCTGCCATGGCAGGCTTGGGACGCCAGGCCCGTTACATCGGCCGAGCCCTGGGCAAGCTTCCACAAGGCCACAGCGTGCCCTGGTATCGCGTCATCTGCAGTAACGGCCAGATTGCCTTTGCGCCAGGTTCAGAGAGGTATCAAGAGCAGGTCAGCCACTTACAGGAAGAAGGCGTCGACGTGGTTAACGGCCGGGTTTCTATGTCTCGATTTGGCTTGAGCTAGAGATCCCGATCTGGCTAAATTACTTTATATTTCAG comes from the Marinobacter psychrophilus genome and includes:
- a CDS encoding AmpG family muropeptide MFS transporter, translating into MVALLFLGFSAGLPFLLVFSTLNARLADVGVETATIGFFSWLGITYSIKVIWAPVVDRLKLPILDRLLGKRRSWMLLAQVGIAVGLYLMAHTDATSAPEMMALCGLLVAFSSATQDVAIDAYRIEIAEQRLQAALAATYIFGYRLALLVAGAGALYLAEFWSWQVSYEVMAALVGVGMATVLIVREPSVNHFKAAQDIAEKMQLQAAHHSHLSPRLARFASWFYVAIAGPFVDFFQRYRELAVSILLLVAVYRISDIAMGVMANPFYLTFMGFSKTEVADVTKIFGFFMTIGGSLLGGLLVIRYGVRRILLLGAVMTALTNLLFVVLAQYPPNLATLAVVVSADNLSGGIANVALIAWLSSMTSASFTATQYALFSSLMTLPGKFLGGFSGMVVASYGYAEFFLVAGLLGVPAIVLTIIMMRHGERLDALAPDNSGREDAPASETARE
- a CDS encoding MGMT family protein, with translation MKDSSVESKTIKPDGVVEPNKDQKIWLVVLAIPRGKVASYGQVAAMAGLGRQARYIGRALGKLPQGHSVPWYRVICSNGQIAFAPGSERYQEQVSHLQEEGVDVVNGRVSMSRFGLS